The Candidatus Methylomirabilota bacterium DNA window CTCCGAATCAGCCTGCGGCTCCGCCGCCCGAAGCCTCCACAAGGGCACGGCGATCTTTTCGAAGTAGTCTTTGAACGTCAGCCCCTTGGCTTCCTGGAGGCGCTTCTTGGCCTGGTCCGTGGGCGTCTTCAGAATGTTTTGATCGTGAATGGCCTGCGTGACATACACGAGCTCGGGAAGCAGGGATTGCAAATCCTCGGCAATGAGGAACTGGAGCTCTTCCGTCGTAAACCCGGCGAACGCCTTGGCCAACCTTGCAAAGACCGTCGGGTCATCCCGCTTTTCCCTGGAGAAGGATTCGACGATGCCAAGGGCCTTCGCCACGATGCTCTTGGATTTGTCCCCGCCGAACTTGTTCTTGAACGCATCCCACGCATCAGCCTTCGTGAGGGCATACGAGAGATCGAGTGGCGGGTTCATGAGGAGAAACTTTCTAATGCCGATCTTCCGTTCATCGGCATCGATGACGCTCAGATAGGCGCCTTCAAGCGCCCCCAGGCTTGCCCCCAAGAAGTTGATTCCGGTAGGCTCGACGTTGTATTGAGTTCTCAGGAGCGTAAGGATTGTTTGCATGGCTTCATAGAGATCACGAGCGTCTTCCGGAGCATAGCCTGGCGCGCCGCTTCGGCTGGCCGCCAACGCGAAATTCCAGCTCATCGGAGAGGGCAAAATGACAACATGGAAGCTCTCGCGATAGAAAAGCCCGGCGAAATAGGTGGAAAGCCCGAAGTAAGGGTTGGATCCAATACCAGAAAGAATGAAGAGCAGGGGCGCTGGGTGGCGTTGGCGATAGAGGGCGACGCTCAGGCCGTCGCGTCCTTCGAGAAGTGGCACGGCATCTCGGCCGGGGAGGCCGGGCACATGGACCACCTCTCGCGTGGGCCGGTGAGCGAGAGCATCGCTATTCAAAATGGCGCTGGTGATCGTCGCCACATAGGGATCGTGAAACGGATACTTGTAGTCGTCGGCTTCGGCAGAACTCCAGGAAAGGCACAGCACGGTCAATACGATAAGAGGAAAGCGCACCGTGGAGAACCTCCGTTGCCTTCTGTGGTAGAACCGTAGCATGGTGCTCGCCGGCATCCTCCCGGCCGTTCGGCGCCTTGCGGCCGCACCCCGTAGACAACATACATCATGACAACGGCAGCGCGCCAACACATTCCAACCTGGGTGAAGGTGGCTTACTCGTCCTTTGTGGCTATCGTCGTGCCGTGCTACTGGGTGACCTATACCCCATGGAACTTCTTCTACTTCTGTGACGTAGCGTTGCTCGTCACCGGTGTCGCGATTTGGATCGAAAGCCCGCTGCTGGTGAGTATGCAGGCCGTTGCCATCACGCTGCCGCAGATACTGTGGGTGATCGATCTTCTATGCCGGCTCGTTGCGGGCGTGCACCTAACCGGTGTCACCGCCTACATGCTCGATCCGAGGATTCCCGTGTTTCTGCGTGGGCTGTCGTCGTTTCATGGCTGGCTGCCCTTCGTCCTTGTGTGGTTGCTCTCGCGCTTGGGCTACGACCGGCGGGCGCTCCCGATACAGTCCGTGGCCGCAGTCATGATCTTGCTCGTGTCCTATCTTTTCGCTCCGGCCCCGCCACCCCCTGCCGGTCACCCTGCGTGGGCGGTCAACCTCAACTACGTGTACGGACTCGACGACAAGCACCCCCAAACGCTGATGGCGCCCCGGCTCTGGTTGCTGTGCATGATGGCGTTCAACCTGATCGTGCTCTACGTGCCGACCCACCTCGTCCTGCGGCGTGTCTTCAAGGTGCCCTCCTCCCGGACTTCAATCTGCTAGGCGGGCGAGATGTCGAGCGGGCGCATGCAGAGACGGTACCGCCGCAGGCCCGGCGTCGCAAGGGCGGCCGCGCCGTGTGCTAGAATACGCTTCCACATGGGGCGCAGATCCTCTTGGTACGGGTGTCTTCCGTTCCTGTTGCTGGCGGCGGGGCTGATCGGCGTGGCGCCCGGCGAGGCCGTGTCGTTCGCGCTGACGGACCGCGACCGCGAGCAGGCCGTCCGCGCGGGTAAGAAGAGCGTCGTGGTCGAGGAGTTCGGAACCGAATGGCGCCTCAAGGACGCGTCCGGGCAGACGCTCACTGTGATGACACCGTTCCACCGCTTAGCACTGGCGGCGCGCAACTCGACGTTCCGCAACGAGGAGCTCAAGCCAAAGGACGTCGAGGCACTGATGAAGGACTACGAGGGCAAGCTCGCCTTCCGCGTGACGCTGCGAGGCGGCAAGACGGATTTCGCCCGCTTCTACGCGCCGACGCTCGTGGCGGGGGCACAGGAGGTGAAGGCGAGGTTCGTGCAGAACGAGCGCACCGCGCTCCGCGAGGACGACGGGCGGTACGCGGCGCAGTGTCTGTACGTATTTCCGGCCGAGGGACTGAACCCGAAGGGCCGGGTGGTGCTGGTAGTCAAGGACGCCGACGAGCGTGAGGTCGCGAAGTTCACCGTTGATCTGGCCGCGATGCGATAGGCGCAGCGCACAGGGAGATCCGATGGTCACGAAGGAGCGGTTCGCGCAGGGCATGACGGTCCAGCAGTACCTCGATCAGATGGGCACCAACAAGGACACGTTCGTGAAGTTCCTCGGAGAGATCAAGGTCAAGCCCGAGGACAAGAAAGCGCTCGAGTCGCTCAGCAAGAAACTGAAGTGCGTGATCATCACCGAGGACTGGTGCGGTGACGCGCTCTACAACGTCCCGGTGCTCCTCAAGCTCATCGAGGGCAACCCGAACATCGAGACCCGCGTGTTCCTGCGCGACAAGAACCCCGACCTGATGGACCAGTACCTGAACAAGGACATGTTCCGGTCCATCCCGGTCTTCGCGTTTTTCGACGAGAACATGACCGAGGTCGCGCGCCTGCTCGAGCGGCCGCCCAAGGTGACCGAGGAGCTCGAGGCCAAGATGCTCGAGGTGCGCAAGGCGTTTCGCGCCGAGAAGCTCGAGTCGTGGCGGCAGGCCGTCGTGGGCGAAATCCGCACGCTCCTGAAGGCGTGAGGCGGCCATGAAAGCCATCCGGATCCACGCACCGGGAGGTCCCGAAGTGCTCCAGTACGACGACGTCGCCGAGCCCACGCCGGGCGCGGGCCAGGCCGTCGTCAAGCTCGCCGCAGCCGGCGTCAACTACATCGATGTCTACTTCCGCACGGGCACCTACAAGGCGCCCCTGCCGCTGACCATCGGCCTCGAGGGCGCGGGGACGGTGTCAGCGGTGGGACAGGGCGTCACTGACGTCAAGGCCGGGGACGCCGTCGCCTGGACGGGCGTGCCGGGCTCGTACGCCCAGATGACCGCCGTGCCCGCCGACCGGCTCGTGAAGCTGCCCGCAGGCGTGGCGCCGAAGGACGGCGCGGCCGCCATGCTCCAGGGGATGACGGCGCACTACCTGGTGAAGTCGAGCTACCCGCTCAAGAAGGGCGACACCTGCCTCGTGCACGCGGCGGCTGGCGGCGTGGGCCTCCTGCTCTGCCAGATGGCCAAGATGCTGGGCGCCACCGTGATCGGCACGGTATCGACCGAGGAGAAAGCGGCGCTCGCGAAGGCGGCGGGGGCCGATCACGTCATCCTCTACAGCAAGCAGGACTT harbors:
- a CDS encoding thioredoxin family protein encodes the protein MVTKERFAQGMTVQQYLDQMGTNKDTFVKFLGEIKVKPEDKKALESLSKKLKCVIITEDWCGDALYNVPVLLKLIEGNPNIETRVFLRDKNPDLMDQYLNKDMFRSIPVFAFFDENMTEVARLLERPPKVTEELEAKMLEVRKAFRAEKLESWRQAVVGEIRTLLKA
- a CDS encoding quinone oxidoreductase, with product MKAIRIHAPGGPEVLQYDDVAEPTPGAGQAVVKLAAAGVNYIDVYFRTGTYKAPLPLTIGLEGAGTVSAVGQGVTDVKAGDAVAWTGVPGSYAQMTAVPADRLVKLPAGVAPKDGAAAMLQGMTAHYLVKSSYPLKKGDTCLVHAAAGGVGLLLCQMAKMLGATVIGTVSTEEKAALAKAAGADHVILYSKQDFEPEVKRITGGRGVDVVYDGVGATTFDKSLSCLRPRGFMILFGAASGPVPPLDLQVLNVRGSLFLQRPSLNHHIAGREELLQRAGEVLGWIRDGKVKLRIEHQFPLAQAAEAHKALEGRKTTGKILLIP